Below is a window of Cloacibacillus sp. DNA.
AAGTGATTCTCGTCAAGGGGTCGAATTCCTATAGTCTGAAGCGGGTCGTGGGAGCGCTTACGGAGGCCTGAGGATGTTTATCGATTTCACGGCGATCCTCTTTTTTACATTCGCGCTGGAGATATTTCTCCAGCGGAGCTGGATCAGCGTCATGCACAGCCTGAAGATAGAGCAGGTGACCAAGCTCTACGGTCCGTCGTGGCATGAGAAGACGAAGATGGGTACGCCGACGATGGGCGGCATCGTCTTTATCCCCGTGCTACTGCTCGCCATCCCGCTGATAATAATGATGGACGGGGATTTTTCCCTCAGCGGCGCGGCGCGGATCGTCTCTTATCCGGTGCTCGCGGCGGCGGTCGGTTTCGTCGACGACTGGCTGAAATACAGCCGCCGCTCCAGCGACGGCCTTAAGAGCCTGCAAAAGCTCGCCCTGCAGGTCGCCGTCACCCTGCCGTGGGCGCTGTGGGTCTCCGAGCCGCCGTTTGTGATATTCCCCGGGTTTGAGGTCTCGCGCTTGCTTTATGTCGCGCTGGTGACCTTCGTCGGCGTTGGGCTTCAGAACGCGGTCAACGTTACGGACGGCCTTGACGGCTTGGCCGCCGGCTGCGCCCTGATATCCTTTATGTTTGCGCTCTCCTTTATAGACGGCGGTTCGACGATGATGCTTATCATCGCGGCGGCCTGCGGCATCTGCCTCGGTTTTCTCTGGCACAACGCCAATCCCGCCTCGGTATTTATGGGCGACGTTGGCGCGCACTTTCTCGCCGGCCTTCTGCTCTCTATCTGCCTTAACTCCGGCGTCCTTATTTTTGTGATCCCGCTCGGCTTTTTCTTCGGGGTGGAGATTTTGTCGGTCACGATCCAGATAATCGCGATCCGCTGTTTTCACCGCAAGGTATTTAAGATGAGCCCGATACACCATCATTTTGAGATGTCAGGCTGGAAGGAGACGCAGATAGTTACGCGTTTCTGGGTGATGCACATCATCGGCATCTGTCTTTTGATGAGCCTCTTATTTTATTTTGCACTTCGGAATTTTTGAGTTATGATATTAGATTAGATTTTTAAGATCTGGAAGGCTGTTGGTGAAGATGACGGAGAATATGCAGTTGGCTGGAAAACGGATATCGGTGGTAGGCGCGGGCGTCAGCGGACGCGCGCTCGCCGAACTCGCAGCGGAGCTTGGCGCGGATGTATTCGTCTCCGATATAAAGGAGCCGGACGCGGCGGCAGTCAAGGTTTTTGAGGATAAGGGAATAAAATGGGAGGGCGGCGGCAACACGGAACGTGTGCTTGAGGCCGACGAGATCGTCGTCAGTTCAGGCATCTCGCCCAAGGCCCCGATAATCGAGGCGGCGCGCGCGAAGGGGATCACGGTCACGGGCGAGCTGGATTTCGTCTCTCCGTACCTTTCGGGAATCGTGATCGGCGTCACCGGCAGCAACGGCAAGACGACGACCACCTCTATGATCGGTTATTTCCTGGAGCAGATGGGCTATTCCGTGATGACGGGCGGCAACATCGGCAACGCCGTGGCCCACGCCGCGGGAAAGGATTATGACTTTATCGTTCTTGAGCTCTCCAGCTTCCAGCTGCATTGGGCAAAGGATTTTATCTGCGACCTCGCCATAGTGACAAACCTTGCCCCCGACCATATAGACTGGCACGGCTCATATGAAAATTATGTCGCGGCGAAGGCGAACCTGATAAACTGCCTCGCGCCGGGCGGCGCCGCGATCTATCAGAAGCGCGACGAAGAGGCGCTCAAGATTGAGAGGGAAGATGTCGAAAGGTATCCGCTCTGCTGGGGCGAAGATGATCCCCACATGAAGGGTCTCTACCTTGACGGCGAAGTAAGGGCCGCCTGGATAAACGGAGGCGACTGCCGCATGAAGCATCGCCTTTTCCTCTTTGACGACGTCAAACTGCTTGGAAACCACAACATCGAAAATACCGCGATGGCCCTTGGCGCTCTCGCGCTCTTTAATATTATGGACGTCCCGCCGTCGGTGATCGGCTCCTATGTGCCGCCGAAGCACCGCTGCGCCTTTGCCGGAAAGATCCGCGGCGTGACCTTCGTCGACGACTCCAAGGGCACCAATGTCGCGGCGACCGTTACGGCGATGACCTCACTTCCCGGCACTAAGGTCATAATCCTCGGCGGCCAGGGCAAAGGAGAAGACTATGCGCCGCTCGCCGAGGCTGTGAAGGAAAACACCCACGCGGCGGTGCTCCTCGGCTCCGAAAGAGAGAAGATCGCCGCCGCCCTGTCGGCGGCCGGCGTTACGGACTATAAAATCGCCGCCGATATGGAAGAGGCCGTCAAGACGGCCTACGGCCTGGCCGCCGATGGCGACACGGTGCTGCTCTCCCCGGCCTGTACGAGCTGGGATATGTATCCGAGCTATAATGTCCGCGGAGATCATTTCTGCGCGATTGTAAAAGAGATAATCGCTTCGGAGGAGTAAGAGAAAATGGAACCGAGGCTTGACGGCTCGCCGGATAACCGATATAAGGCCAACCCCTTTATATGGGTGATCCCGCTGATACTGAGCGGGATCGGTATACTGATGATAACCTCCACCACGAGCCCGACCTCGTTCCTTTACACCGGCACGCCCTTTCAGATGGGGATAAAGCAGCTCCAATGGCTGGGGATAGCGATGCTGGGGATGTTTTTCGTCTATTCCGTGCCGGTGCGGATATGGTACCGTTTCTCCGGTCCGCTCCTTGTCCTCATGTGGCTGCTGGCGTGGCTGCCGCTCGTACCCGGAGTGGGCGAGGCCATCGGCGGCGCCAGAAGGTGGATAAGACTGCCCGGGCTTGGCGTATCGCTGCAGCCGGGGGAGCTTCTCTGTCTCGCCGTCGCGCTGCACCTTGCGAAGCTGCTATCGCGCGGCGCGGAGCGCGATCCGCTGAAAAGTTTTATCAACACGGTGATCCTTGTCGTGCTTGCCGTGCTGCCGCTGCTCGTGCAGCCTGACCTTGGCACGACGATCCTGATATTCACCGTTTCGATGGGCATGTATGTTGAAAAGGTCGGCTGGCGTTATCCGGTCATCGCCGGCGGTGTGCTGGGCGGCGTCATTTTTCCGCTGCTGATACTGCTGGAGCCCTACCGGATGAGGCGCGTCACCGCCTTTCTAGACCCCTGGGCCGACCCTCTGAACAAGGGCTTTCAGGCGATACAGGGGCTGATCGCCTTTGCCAACGGCGGACTCTGGGGCTCTGGGCTCGGCCACGGTTTCCAGAAGCTCAACTATCTGCCCGCCGCCTACACGGACTTTATCTACGCCGCGGTGGGTGAGGAGCTTGGCCTCATCGGCACCCTCTGTATCCTTGGGCTCTTCGGCTTTTGGATGATGCAGACCAGGGCCAGTTATTTTCGGACCGAGGACCCCTTTAGATCTTCGCTGATCTGGGGAATTTCGCTGACGGTGCTTTTGCCGCTAGTGATAAATGTCGCTGGAGTCACAAAAATGATACCGC
It encodes the following:
- the mraY gene encoding phospho-N-acetylmuramoyl-pentapeptide-transferase, giving the protein MFIDFTAILFFTFALEIFLQRSWISVMHSLKIEQVTKLYGPSWHEKTKMGTPTMGGIVFIPVLLLAIPLIIMMDGDFSLSGAARIVSYPVLAAAVGFVDDWLKYSRRSSDGLKSLQKLALQVAVTLPWALWVSEPPFVIFPGFEVSRLLYVALVTFVGVGLQNAVNVTDGLDGLAAGCALISFMFALSFIDGGSTMMLIIAAACGICLGFLWHNANPASVFMGDVGAHFLAGLLLSICLNSGVLIFVIPLGFFFGVEILSVTIQIIAIRCFHRKVFKMSPIHHHFEMSGWKETQIVTRFWVMHIIGICLLMSLLFYFALRNF
- the murD gene encoding UDP-N-acetylmuramoyl-L-alanine--D-glutamate ligase, encoding MQLAGKRISVVGAGVSGRALAELAAELGADVFVSDIKEPDAAAVKVFEDKGIKWEGGGNTERVLEADEIVVSSGISPKAPIIEAARAKGITVTGELDFVSPYLSGIVIGVTGSNGKTTTTSMIGYFLEQMGYSVMTGGNIGNAVAHAAGKDYDFIVLELSSFQLHWAKDFICDLAIVTNLAPDHIDWHGSYENYVAAKANLINCLAPGGAAIYQKRDEEALKIEREDVERYPLCWGEDDPHMKGLYLDGEVRAAWINGGDCRMKHRLFLFDDVKLLGNHNIENTAMALGALALFNIMDVPPSVIGSYVPPKHRCAFAGKIRGVTFVDDSKGTNVAATVTAMTSLPGTKVIILGGQGKGEDYAPLAEAVKENTHAAVLLGSEREKIAAALSAAGVTDYKIAADMEEAVKTAYGLAADGDTVLLSPACTSWDMYPSYNVRGDHFCAIVKEIIASEE
- a CDS encoding putative peptidoglycan glycosyltransferase FtsW, which produces MEPRLDGSPDNRYKANPFIWVIPLILSGIGILMITSTTSPTSFLYTGTPFQMGIKQLQWLGIAMLGMFFVYSVPVRIWYRFSGPLLVLMWLLAWLPLVPGVGEAIGGARRWIRLPGLGVSLQPGELLCLAVALHLAKLLSRGAERDPLKSFINTVILVVLAVLPLLVQPDLGTTILIFTVSMGMYVEKVGWRYPVIAGGVLGGVIFPLLILLEPYRMRRVTAFLDPWADPLNKGFQAIQGLIAFANGGLWGSGLGHGFQKLNYLPAAYTDFIYAAVGEELGLIGTLCILGLFGFWMMQTRASYFRTEDPFRSSLIWGISLTVLLPLVINVAGVTKMIPLTGMPLPFISYGGTSLVTMWSRVGLMLRLEKDSWLEEGENG